The DNA sequence GTGCTTTCCTAACATATATTGAATTCCATTTAATTAAACGTACTCTGCTAATGGCATGCATGCTTTTGATGTAGTTTGCTCCTGACAATACCACCAAGTGTAGGATACCAACGAAGTCCAGTGACCTTATATTATTGTTATGAGCCTCATAAGGAATCCTCCTCGGATATTTTGAAGTATTGCATTGCTGAGGTATGAAATATTAATTGCTGAGGTAGAATCTTTTATCCGCAACTACCGTGATACCAAATTATAGAAGCAGCCAAAATATGTTTTAGGTAGATGGTTAGGCTGGGAGTTCTTTGTACAATTTTAGATAATGAGATATGGCCGCAAGGGTTTTGTTTCTCTCTGTATATAATATTACATTCATTTGATTCAACCAAATTCTGCTGACAGAagtaattacatatatttagttGATACTAAGAAggataaattaaaatcatgtaTTGGTGTTTCAGTTgataaataactaaaaatatGTCGAGAATTCTAGAAATTGCACTGttcaatattttcttaaatGCAGGCTCATAAAACCAATCTATATAGGAGGTGTTTGGTTAATTAATAAGTCCGGTTAACGGGAATTAGAAACTCAAACCAATATATTGGTGTTAGGATTAGCAATTTTGTGACATGAAATGGGAACTTCAATCTCACTTGTAGAGTAAATCATTCTTTACACTCATCTTGGGTACCCATTCTCATACTCCTCATTTTCATACCTTTCATTTCCATCTCAGATTCTCATTCTGACTCGGATCCCAACATCCGCATAGATCACAACACATGACAGTATCTCCAAAGTCccttctaaatataatataaacattgcTCCCTCAGTCCCACtcatttttatacttttttttcacTACTCGAATTTTAATGTACCTAAAAAAgtataaatatagttttataatttatttttaaaatttttatttttttttgtataaaaatttaaatatcaaattttatccTAAACAAAAagtcttaaaaataagtaagagaaatatattttacagaagTATTAAAATGCGTCCCGAGTCTTCGTCTCCGAGTACCGAAGTAAGTATCTCTTTAAATCATACCAATTTCACCTCTTGGATTCCATTCCATTCGCATTTTCATTAACCTCCATTCCTATAATCTCATCCCCATTCTCATTCACAAACTTAATCCAAACTCCACCTAAGAGTACTCTCTTTAAATTCTATCTATGATCATACTTTCTATATATTGATTTAACGACCCGATAAGAGTCTACTGAGAAAGCTCAGAGAGATCAGAAAATTTGTTATAATGATTTTATGTGACATGCAAATTCTCTCTCTTCAACCTCTATCTCAGTTACTGTTCATCATTTCtcatgaataaaaattcaaatagaaGAGGGAATGAAATGCTAACTCGGAAATTATTTCATTTgcctttttgttttgtttaagtaaattattttgtttacaaTTTGACtagaataattgattatattataatcttatgaattatatataacaaactaatagtttttaattatataagtgatatatttaaaaatacagaCTGATTTCGGGGAATGGGGATTGCTTTAAGGCGTTGTGCTGGAAATGTCACAATCAAATTTAACAATGACCTAAATTCAGTGTTAGTTACGACTGCAATGATGGTTTCTTCACTACCTAGATTCATTCCCAATTTCATTCGAAGAGTAAAGAAGGCCTAAATATTTGTTCGGCCGGacggaccctatatatatatttggcatTAGGAACCATAACAGTAAATTACTTACTTGTCCGGTCATTGATGATTTTTCAGGTATCAAACACACCATGGGGAGAACAAGTTCGGTTTGTATTCAATCCATATTCTGATTTAGCTGCGAAATCCCTCCATGTCAGCCCCTTCATGGTAATCACTGAATATATATTCATTACATCAACACACGTATATTGACTGTTAGTGCAATAAGATCATATGACCTAATTGAAATATTCCTTATAAGTTTCCTTTCCAGACAGATAGCACCAACTTCTAGAGAATATATATCACACATGCAAATGTTTCACTTTTTTCTTACCATGTTTATCATAATTATCACAACTTAATTCATTCTTATTTCCACCGTCTAGTATAGAAAATAAAAGCTTGAATATCATTTTAGGACATGCTTGGGGACTGGAAAATGAAAACAAGATCACCCGGGAATAATTTGTCAGTAACGGTTTCAGTCAAGCACCCTGTGCTGGGTAATTATTTTACTGCTAGCTTGACTGCCCAAAAAGTCAAATCCTCATCCAAAGTTGATTATGCACTATTCTTCTGGCTCATGCCTCAGAAGGCTGCAATTTATACATACTGGCAAGTAAGTAGCTTTGATGCATTTATCTGGTACCTGCCTTCAATTGCTTTCACATATGTCGATGATATCGAAAAATATTTCAGTCCTTCAAGCTGCTGTTGAATAATGTTCAATTTTACGAACATCCAAAGTATAAGAAGCCATTGTATATTGAAGAATCCTTGAAGAATGCCGAAGGACGTGGATGCTGCATGGCATTTCCTGGGACCGGGGATTTACAGAACAGTACTCCACCGAATGGATGTGAGCGTTGGTATTCTTGGAAGAAAGTGAAGTGGCCATGGGCTTAAAGTTTTATGAAAGCAACATTTTAGTCATATTTACATCCCAGAGGTTATGGCGGTATGAGCTGTGCTAAAATGGGCAAACAACAAATTAAGATCAAACAGATactatattattcttgtaattaTACTCGGTGCCATTTTATTGTGCCCAGCATCTTGAGGGGTAATTTATTTCATGAAGTAAGGatatcatgtatatattctCAAGATCTATTGTTAGCATTGCACAAATGACTTggatttaaaaaactaaaatacaattttCAATAGCAATCCACAATAGTcaaatattaatcaaattaacTCAACACATACAAAATggaatcaaataatcaaatccaaaatatACAAAATGGAATTGTCACACACATATAGACTAGGGATCAAACACAAACTAactctaaaataaaaactaaaaacaagtaCAATAGCGATTTCTCTTGCAAAAATTGATGAAAACCTTCATAAATTAACGAAAACCTCCATACCTTTTCTTGTTATCGCTTCTCGTAGTGATGGTGGTGTTAAAGATAGTGGAGGAGGTGGGCATGGAGGGGAGGGGCAAGGAAGAGGTGGGGCGGCACAGTTGGGGGCTGAGATTGCAGTGGTGGGGGTTGAGATGGCGGAGGTGGCAGTAATGTAGTGGTGGGGTTGGGATTGTGGAGGTATGGCAGAAGTTGGGATTGAGATGGCGCATGAAGGTAGAGTTGGTGGTGGCTGAGTTAGAGATGAAGGTGGTGGCACAGGTGCACGAGGAGGTggagaaattagtgatattctttTTAGAAATTAGTAATATTATAGTtgagtttttgtttttaaaacaaGACAATTTGTGGTAGAATAAGACTCTCTCTCCATGTGTGTATAATTTGAACTGAACTCATCGTCATTGCATAGCAATGAATTGAATTTGACAATTTGTTATGCACCTGATTCTTGTTCTGCACTTTCTCTATTCAAGATATTGTTAGGAGAAAAACTAAAGGATAATAATTAATTTGTGCGTTAACGTGAAGTTACGCATCTAGAGTTTATGTATACAAATCAGTTAGAAAAAACTACAAATGTACATCAACTTTTAATATGAGTCGTCCAATAAGATTATCATCCAACGATTTTGAATATGATCTATAAAGACTCCAAAAATTTTGAACCCAACTCCTCATATGATAATGTGGTGGATTCATATATATAAGTTACTACCTACATTAACATATGTCTGAAGCTGTCAAATAATATAGACATGCGCCAATTGAAGAATTTACAAACCAGATGTCAAAATGGGaaatattttgatttggatGAAATTTTACTCTTTTCCCTTtggtcaaaatatttattccGAGGGGTTTTTCTATGCAATATTTTATTGAAGCAGCTGATGAACTCTGTGAAAGtactataatattaattaacgTGTGATTTTCAAGGTGGAAAGTTTTGTTGTTAAGCCTCATAGTTAAAACAAATAACAAGCATAAGCGATTGGCTTTggcttaaaaatattttgagttaAGCTcattgcacataacatattaacTTCTCCCGGTGACCTTCTCGTCTTTATTCACTTAGAATTATCACTGAGTGCCAAATAGAAAAAcaaaactaatcaaaataaaatcaaaatcatgaaGACATGCAGTATTCTCCTTGAAAACAGATTAAGGTGCTAATTACATATTCGAAACATATATACGTTATAAACATACTTGATAAAACCCTTTTACCATTCAAGATCTTACATGACGTCCGAAACAGAATCCTAAAGACTATCATAAACAGCTCGCCaatatattatgatattatctTGCCCAGATACTATACGGAGATAGTGACCGTTTTTGCTGCTTCaactctttataaaattttcttataaaatctTCGGCTGCCTTGTCTCCTTGCGGATCTTTTTCTACTTTCAAAGGAAACGGCGAATCAGAGATCCTCAGCTGCCTGACCACCGGACTTTGTCCGAATCCTGGCAATGCAATGAAAGGAGAACCCTCGGGCTTTTCATGATCTTTGAACAATTCAAAAACTTTTCGAGCAATGTTAATGTCATCACAGCTCTTTTGCTGGTGATGAGATTTGCGCTTGGCGAAATAAGAGGCGTAGAAAGGAGTGTTGCTACAACTAAACTCGTGGTCTTGAGGGGAAATAAATGAAACGTCGTTGATGGATCGACAAGTAAAGACCGAGTAGTAGTGGTAGAGGATGAGGTTACCAAAGGCTTTCCCCGCAAGTTTGGTTTTTTGAAGATCAACTAGTGACTTGCTCTTTGATAGTGCTTCCATTAACATGTAGAATGCTATTTTTAGTATTTTCCAGAGTTTCTTCCCCACTTCACTTGAGCTTCGTTCTAGCTCCATCTTTTGTAATAATATTACTATTGTATAAGGTGGTATTTTTGAGACGGAGACAAAGCGGTTGTGTGCATTGGAGGCGAGGAATGGAGTTGTATATATAGGGCATTCGTTTGCGTATGCTCCTTGGCAAATATTAATTTAGCATTTATCTATATATCATTTTTTGGTATTGCAAGATCTGATAGTTCAGGATTCGGTCTGCCCATGCATAGTATAATTATAAGTATAATCAAAAGCGTGGGgtattaaaatcattaaaatcaaTTGTGGTTATTATATTAGACTTTTTTCTTCTTAAATGAAAATGAACTTCGTTCTTCAAACCTTAGAATTAACAACATATACTTATATAAGAATAACAAAACTAACTCGTAGATGATGGAAGAAGTGAAATAAGCGAGTAAAAGGAGAAATtttcatacacacacatatataaaagatGTCAAGCGGCTTCTTTTAATGTATTTTAGTATTTATTGTGATGATTATCTAAAActcttatataaaatttaatgcaATGACCATCTTCTTTTTGgaatttaatgatttttattgtatttaagcttaattttaattggataatgataaattatattataaataaaaattataaaaaacacCTTCAACCGTGCAATATTGTACTTGTATAAAGATTTAGATAATCGAGTAAAGTTTGTTATTTTTGTCGAACATACGGAGGTGTAGTAAAATTATAAAGAGTTTGTGTAGTGTTTGTCAATCACATGCTAATTCAATTTATGTATTTGGTTCAATTTCATTGTCGTGGTCTTGTACATGACGGGCGTCCATCATCATTAAGCATGagcaaataaaaataagtcaaatttataaaattttgtgtttaGCTGTTGCCCAttgcacaccatagaaaaatcgaattataaattattattatcatactTAATACACAGATGTGCGTACAAAATATGTGGCAAAATGCTATGTGTTAAGTTTTGGCTAGAATTTCTGGATACTAATTAGAACTAAACCATTTTGACAAGAAAAGATTTTTATTGAAATGACCCTGTAttcacataaaaaatattaattaaaagggttattatcaaatatacatctttttaatatttaaattgcaATAACACAATTTTCTCCCATATATtgcatatttattttcattttcaaaaaataacaatttatttGCAGATTTAGGTTTTCTCCTCTCCCTCTCACTCCtcgtctctctctccctcttacTCTGTGTCTCCCTCTTTTCCCTCCCTATCTCTCTCTTAGCTCTCTTCTCCTTCTTTCTCTTTGTTTCGTGTTCTCTCTTGTCGCCCCCACTCCCTCTCTCAGACTTTCAATTGATGAGATGAgttgttgattaaaatttcagattttgggaatattaaaaattgatgagATTTATTGTTGGTTGCAgtgtttgttttatattttgtagtTGCTTAAGCAGAGAAGGCAGAGAAGGGAAATCgagaaagaaagagagagatggacAGCAAGTCTTGGTTGGTGCTGGTTACCTTgagttgttttgttttttgttttagttggttgatttttagttttttgttttagttgctttttcggttgttttgggTTGCAATGCTGGCTGATATTGCTTTTATGGTTGTTTTTATTGTATTAGTATTAGCCCTGTAGGATACTTATTTTTTTGTGCAACCACTTGCAACTTATAAtgcaattaaatgtaatttttaactGATTGTAATTTGTGGTCGCATATATGATTGTTAGTAGTTGAAGATATAGTTGCAAATGCAACCatcatatttttacaaatatattttgaaatataatttttttgcattttgttttaggaaatgatagtatttttgcggaaaaaaatttagatttgggtatatatcaaaaaaaaaaccctaGTTAAAATACCTCTAACTCAGTTACCATATCTCTCTGTTAAAAACTTACTCATTACCTATATATATGTTAGACTATAGTGGATTccaattatatgtatattacctATACACATTGCCGCCTTAGCTGAAAATATATAATCGAACTTCGCATGAAGTGCATGTAGTTTATCGCTGTCATTGGATTTTTTAATATCACGATCGAAGACATCATAGATTTTAATAACAATCAACTTGAAAAGTGTATAAATATGTGAATTATTACCAGGTCCCTTAGGGTTTGGATTCTTGTGTTTGTCATCTGCATTTTAAGGACCACAGAAGAATCGAAATTTATCCTTAAGTTGTGTTTACTTGGAGTAAATGGAATGGAGGGCATGGAATGAAAATTGTCctctaaaatggtgttgatcaaagaaaatgtatgtAATTTTCATTCTTCAGTCATTCCATTcctattattttaactataattttaacgtacccacatgttttggaaggaatgcttaTCCCATTTCTACATCATGTTTCCTTACAATCTTTATCACAAGAAATTTAAATGCGTTCATATTTTGTCAATATTATCACATACTTTCTTCATCCTCCTTaaaacttttatataatttttcattacaTTCTCCTCTCATTTCATTcaatccaagtgaacacaaccgcTTTTAAtttaaggttgtgttcactttgatggaatgaaatgaagagagaatggaatgaatttaaTACTCCAATCTAGTGTTGGTTAGATAAAATGTCTACAATTTTCAtttcttcaatcattccattacTACTATTTTGGTTAGAATTataacacacaatatttttgaaAGAATTAATGCTCATTCTATTTCTATATCATGTTTCTTTACGATTTTTTACAAGCAATTTAAACTCAATCAtaaacttctatataattttttgttccgTTCTTCCCTCGTCTCATTTCATTTAAATGAACAGCCAAGTctagtatataaataaaataccaGATTGTTGAAAACTATCTTTTAACAAGAAACGGTCTCTAGCATTATTTAAGATAGTTCAAGAATGGGGGAATAATGAAGAAATATCTCAAGAAAGTGGGGACAAACACTAAATCTTTACAAACTTACAGCCATAacgaaatattttaaatatccgCATAGAAAGCAGCGTTTGAGGATCAAAGATAGAGACATAAACCCCGATTAGCAAGTTGAAGAGCTTATATTGTATAAATATCTACAAGTTATTACTATGTGATTTTAGTTTTCCTAACTTTTAGATAAGCACGGTTGCCCTCAATTATGGGTCATACAGAAACAAAGGGTGGCCTGCAACTGTTATTGTCATGTTACACCCTTTGGTCTCTTTGTGTTGTTTTCTAGGAACTTTGTGTTTGATATCTAATTTATCACCTTCTTATCGTTACATATATTACGAAACTAGCTCTACCCATTCGACAACAATATGACAAAATTCTTATTGAACTGAGGAATCATGGTTTCAATTTCCAATGAACATGCATCCAATTAAGGGGTTTTAATTTACAATGAACATGCATATCCAAGAACGACTTGGGCTAATCTTTCAGTTTTGGGGGTGTTACTCTGTTGAAAGTCATG is a window from the Daucus carota subsp. sativus chromosome 8, DH1 v3.0, whole genome shotgun sequence genome containing:
- the LOC108198281 gene encoding uncharacterized protein LOC108198281 translates to MLPFFVLCSVFYTFLTSFILSVVLLIRCTISLLFGFFRTRADDSISLYEGTVCHERRHPLSHSFKMSVRYALIDLDRSSYIPPNHLSAKEARSIAGTKGPVLLLTIPPSVGYQRSPVTLYYCYEPHKESSSDILKYCIAEVSNTPWGEQVRFVFNPYSDLAAKSLHVSPFMDMLGDWKMKTRSPGNNLSVTVSVKHPVLGNYFTASLTAQKVKSSSKVDYALFFWLMPQKAAIYTYWQSFKLLLNNVQFYEHPKYKKPLYIEESLKNAEGRGCCMAFPGTGDLQNSTPPNGCERWYSWKKVKWPWA
- the LOC108198282 gene encoding uncharacterized protein LOC108198282; translated protein: MELERSSSEVGKKLWKILKIAFYMLMEALSKSKSLVDLQKTKLAGKAFGNLILYHYYSVFTCRSINDVSFISPQDHEFSCSNTPFYASYFAKRKSHHQQKSCDDINIARKVFELFKDHEKPEGSPFIALPGFGQSPVVRQLRISDSPFPLKVEKDPQGDKAAEDFIRKFYKELKQQKRSLSPYSIWAR